The region AGCGAAGCCGGTGAACTGTCAGCACAAAAGCAAGGTATGCCAAAATTTGGTATTGGATTAGATTATGTGATGGTTGGTGAACGTCGTGATATAGTAATGCCGGATAACGGCAAAGATGCAATAATGCCGATGATAAGTATTAGCATTCCCATTTTCAGAGGAAAATACGATGCTTCCGAGACAGAAGCTAAATTAATGCAGGAAAGCTATATGTATCAAAAGATTGATTTAACAAATTCACTAATTTCAAATTATGAAATGGTGTGGTTTGAGATTCAACAACAACAACAACTATTATCACTTTATGAGCAACAAATACAATTATCACAACAATCACTGAATTTAATCTTTACATCATATGGTAATTCCGGTAAGGAGTTCGAAGAGGTACTTAGAATGCAACAACAATTACTGAAATACCGGAAAATGAGAGCCACGGCTTTGACTCAATACCACATAGCAATAGCAAAATTGGATTATATCACATCAAAATCGAATTAAAATGAAAAATAAACATCAAAATCACCAAAAGAATCAATTATCTGATAATCAAACCAATAACAAATCAGATCATCAACATGGCAACCACGACCATCATGCCATGATGATTGAAGATTTCAAAAAACGTTTTTGGATTTCAATGGTCATAACATTGCCTATTGTAGTGCTTGCCCCAATGATTCAGGAACTGGTGGGTTATGAACTTCGCTTCATTGGTGACCGATACGTGCAGTTTGTACTTTCTTCTATCATCTTCTTTTATGGCGGATGGCCCTTTCTGAAAGGCTTGGTTAAAGAAATTAAAAAGAAAGCACCTGGCATGATGACTTTGATTGCTCTTGCCATTTCGGTTGCTTACTTCTATAGTTCGGCAGTTGTATTTGGTCTTGGTGGCAAAATATTCTTTTGGGAATTGGCAAGCCTAATAGTCATTATGCTTTTAGGACATTGGATAGAAATGAAGTCGGTCTTGGGCGCATCTAACGCGCTTCAGGAATTAGCGAAAATGATGCCTTCCACAGCTCGGAGAATCAATAAAGACGGTGAACATGAAGATGTATCTATTGAAGACTTGCAAAGCAATGACATCATACTTGTACGACCGGGAGAAAAAGTACCTGCGGACGGAACGGTCATAGAAGGAGAAAGCCATGTCAACGAATCAATGCTTACCGGAGAATCGAAACCTGTTTCAAAGCATAAGGACGATCAGGTGATTGGTGGTTCGGTAAATGACAATGGGACTTTAAAAATCAAAGTCAAACACACTGGTGAAGACTCCTATCTGACTAAAGTGATTGGTATGGTCAAAGAAGCGCAGAAATCCAAATCCAAAACTCAAAATCTGGCTGATAAAGCTGCTGCATGGTTGTTCTACATTGCACTTGGAGGTGGGATTACCACTCTGATTGTTTGGTTAAGTTTGGGAAAAGAATTTGAGTATGCTTTAGAACGGATGGTTACTGTTATGATAATATCCTGCCCACACGCTCTTGGATTGGCGGTTCCATTGGTAGTGGCAATATCTACGGCTGTTTCTGCCAAAAATGGATTATTGATTCGCAATAGAGCTGCCTTTGAGAATGCCCGAAAATTGACAGCTATTATTTTTGACAAAACTGGTACCTTAACAAAAGGAGAGTTTGGTGTTACGCGAGTCCAAAGTGTTTCAGATAAATTGTCAGACAATGAATTACTCCAAATTGCAGCTTCGGTTGAAAGCAGTTCAGAACACCCTATTGCCGGGGGAATCGTTCGAAAAGCTAAAACAGATGGGTTGGAGTTCGACGAACCACAAAACTTTCAAAACATCACAGGTAAAGGCATAAAGGCAACCTTAAAAGGGCAAGAAATCAAAATAGTAAGTCCCGGAATGCTGAAAGAACAAGGAATTGAGAGTCCATTAGAAGCATTCAAATCAGAAGATGAAACAGTAGTCTTTATTTTGATTGACGACAAGTTAGCAGGGTTTATCGCCCTGGCAGATGAAATCAGACCTGAATCCTTGTCTGCTGTTGAAACCCTGAAGAAAAAGGGGATTAAAGTATTGATGGCTACAGGCGACAACCATCAAGTAGCAAAAGCGGTTAGCGAACAACTTTCATTAGATGACTTCTATGCAGAAGTGCTACCGGAAGATAAGCAACGTATTATTAAAGAACTTCAGGAGAAGGGAGAGTTTGTAGCAATGACCGGTGATGGAGTAAATGATGCACCTGCACTTGCACAAGCAAATGTTGGCATAGCAGTAGGGTCAGGCACTGATGTAGCCGCTGAAACTGCTGATATCATATTAGTTAATAGCAATCCCAAAGACATTGCTAATCTGATTTTATTTGGAACTGCGACTTACAATAAAATGATGCAAAACCTGTGGTGGGCAGCAGGTTACAACATTGTAGCAGTGCCTTTGGCAGCCGGAGTATTGGCAGGTGTCGGTATAATTCTTAGTCCTGCTATTGCTGCTGTTTTGATGAGCCTAAGCACCATTATAGTTGCCCTCAATGCACAATTACTGAAAAAACAAATCAAGGGGTAAAATGAAAAAAATAAATAAATCAACCGTTATAATAGCCGTAAGTACACTTGCGGTTGGCTTACTGCTTGGATGGCTACTTTTCAGCACATCCGGTCAATCAAGTGCCGATGACCACAATCATTCTGTAGGCGATGAATCGGAAACTATTTGGACTTGCTCTATGCACCCACAAATTCGACAAAGCGAATCGGGCGATTGTCCCATTTGTGGAATGGATTTAATTCCATTGGAGGATGACCAAAACAGTGAAATTGACCCGATGGCAATCATAATGTCTCCAACTGCTATGAAATTAGCCAATGTAAGCACTGCTTTTGTTGGTAAAATGAATCCCGTAAAACAAGTAAGGTTAAGCGGGAAAGTGCAGGCTGATGAACGATTGGCTTTTTCACAAGCATCACATATTCCCGGAAGGATAGAAAAACTATTTGTGAATTTCACCGGCGAGTTTGTAAGCAAAGGGCAAACCATTGCTAACATTTATTCTCCTGATTTGGTAATGGCTCAAGAAGAGTTATTTGAAGCACAGAAAATCAGAGAATCCCAACCTCAGCTTTTTCTTGCTGCCAAAGAAAAGTTGAAAAATTGGAAACTTTCCGATAATCAAATAGAAGGAATATTAAAAAATGGTAAAATACTGGAAGAATTCCCAATACAAGCAGATGTCTCCGGTTATGTGACCAATAAAACAATCAATTTGGGCGATTATGTCCGAAAAGGAGAAACTATTTATGAAATTACAAATCTGACTAAAGTTTGGGTTTTATTTGATATATATGAATCAGATATGGCATGGATAAAAAAAGGTGACAAGGTTCAATTTACTATAGCGTCCATTCCCGGAAAAAGTTTTGAGGGGAATATTTCATATTTAGACCCAATAATTGACCCAAAAACAAGGGTCGCGAAAGCAAGAGTAGAGTATAACAATACCAATGGTAATCTTATGCCTGAAATGTTCGTATCAGGAGTGGTTGAGGCAAAACTAAAGACAAGCTCTAATGCGCTTGTTGTGCCGAAAACTGCTGTAATGTGGACAGGAAAGCGCTCTGTTGTTTACATCAAAACAGATACTGAAAACGGAGTAAGTTTTATCATGCGTGAGATAACTTTAGGTACCACACTGGGAGAAAGTTATATTGTTGAAAGCGGTTTACAGGAAGGCGAAGAAATTGCTGTTAGTGGAACCTTCAGTATTGATGCCGCCGCTCAACTTGCAGGTAAACCCAGTATGATGAGCCCGGAAGGAGGTGCAGTAATCACAGGACACGACCATGGAGAAACGAAAGACAGTAAAGCTCCTGCTACACAACAAGTTGAGCAAGTAAATGAAACTAAGTCTATCGGTCAGCAGGCGAAAAATGCACTTCAACCGATTTATGTTCAATACTTAAAACTGAAAGACGCTCTTGTAGCTGATAATTTGGAAAATGCCAAAAAGGCGGCTGTATCCATGCAAGAAAATCTCGCAAAAGTGGATATGACTTTATTTAAAGGTGAATCACACAATAAGTGGATGAAATTCGACAAAGAATTAAAAAGCAATCTGCAACATGTGCCTCATTTATCAAATCTGGAAGAAGTCAGAGAGAAATTTCGGCATATTTCCATGACTATGATTGAAATGACGAACAGTTTCAACCCCTTTAATAAAACGCTGTACATCCAACATTGCTTAATGGCTAATGACAACAAAGGCGCCGATTGGCTGAGTTCCGAAAAAGAAATTAAGAATCCGTACTTCGGGAAGTCTATGCTTACATGCGGAGATGTAACTAATGAAATCAAGTAAATATAGTCTAATAGAAATTTTCAATTATTAAACGAACCTCAAAAACTTCTGTAGTTTTCGGTGTTGAAATTTCTAATACTCAATAAATATTGAAAATTTGCAAACGGGATTGTATTTCGTAAGGGTAGGCAATAAAGTGGTGAAGTTTGTGAAGTGGTAAGAAGAGAGCTGTTGGGAATAATAAGTTTGAAATTTACCACGAAAATTAGCTTACAACCAAGAATATCTCTCTAACTTAGTTGCTGAATATCGCTGTAAACACAGTGCTATTCAGCATCTTTTGTCTCATACTATAGACATTTTGAGATATTTACTTACAATTTTCAGACAATTTCAGATTTTTTAGAACAGTTTAGTGTAATATACTACTATAAGTAAAATGTAGTGCATGAAGCATAGCATCGGCGGAAATATAAATAGGCATATCCTTGATGAAAACATCCCAAAATGCATGGATAAATGTCGGGAAATTCAATCTTTCCGTGACCATAAAGCCATGCTTTGAAATCAGAGCTTTCTCATAATCAGTCAATGTGAAAATGGAATCAATTTCTTTCGAATAATCGGCATTCATGAAATCAGTGTTAGCCTCTTTAAGAAAAGCTCCGGCAGGATACATCTCAAGCAATTCATCAACGCTCATATCCTTGTTCTCTTCGAGGAATTTGATTTATTCCTCAGCTTTAAAATCCGCTTGCGTCGAAGACGAAACAAACAGCACTGTTAAAATAATAGTCAAAAACTTTTTCATATTCTTTCCTTCAAATTTTCAAATTTGTACCTACATATCTTATATGACACATAAAAATACAATTTGTTCCCGAGAATGTGATTTTTTTGTTTCGTCAGGTGTAACAAAGACTGTAAAAGCATTTTGACTCTGAAAGAGTCACATGTTTATAGCAAAAAATGTTTAAATTATACATTCGACCTCTTCGAGGTCGCACCGCAACGAGTATAAATAATTTTCTATAAACATGTAATCTCTTCGAGATTAAGCCACTAAAAATGAAAACCCATAAAAAATAATCCCACGGTTAAAACCGTGGGCTATGTTTACGTTTATTTTCACCCACGGTTGAAACCATGGGCTATGTTTCGGACAGAACGCTGTTCTGTCCCTACAATTCACATCTAATCTATGCTTTGCAGAGCGTAGAATTTTAAGTATGAGGTTTCGGGCATTGGCGGATAAACCGGATGGTCTGGGGCTTGGGAGCCGCGATAAATCATATTAACGGTTTTGTCCGCTCGCAAAGCTGCTCTTGTGATGATGTCGTAAAAGACATCTTCGTAAATGTGGTGCGAGCAACTTGCAGTTAGCAAAATTCCATTAGGTGCTAAGGCTTCGAGAGCGATTTGGTTCATTTTCAAATACGCTGCTTTTGCATTTGTTACAGATTTTTTATTCTTTGCAAAAGCCGGAGGGTCGAGTACAATTATATCCCATTTTTTATCGGGATTATTTTTGAAAAAGTCGAAAACATCTTGAGTAACAAAATTAATATTATAATTATTATTTGCTGCATTTTGCTTTGCTAATTCGATTGCCGGTGCAGA is a window of Candidatus Kapaibacterium sp. DNA encoding:
- the cadA gene encoding cadmium-translocating P-type ATPase, with amino-acid sequence MKNKHQNHQKNQLSDNQTNNKSDHQHGNHDHHAMMIEDFKKRFWISMVITLPIVVLAPMIQELVGYELRFIGDRYVQFVLSSIIFFYGGWPFLKGLVKEIKKKAPGMMTLIALAISVAYFYSSAVVFGLGGKIFFWELASLIVIMLLGHWIEMKSVLGASNALQELAKMMPSTARRINKDGEHEDVSIEDLQSNDIILVRPGEKVPADGTVIEGESHVNESMLTGESKPVSKHKDDQVIGGSVNDNGTLKIKVKHTGEDSYLTKVIGMVKEAQKSKSKTQNLADKAAAWLFYIALGGGITTLIVWLSLGKEFEYALERMVTVMIISCPHALGLAVPLVVAISTAVSAKNGLLIRNRAAFENARKLTAIIFDKTGTLTKGEFGVTRVQSVSDKLSDNELLQIAASVESSSEHPIAGGIVRKAKTDGLEFDEPQNFQNITGKGIKATLKGQEIKIVSPGMLKEQGIESPLEAFKSEDETVVFILIDDKLAGFIALADEIRPESLSAVETLKKKGIKVLMATGDNHQVAKAVSEQLSLDDFYAEVLPEDKQRIIKELQEKGEFVAMTGDGVNDAPALAQANVGIAVGSGTDVAAETADIILVNSNPKDIANLILFGTATYNKMMQNLWWAAGYNIVAVPLAAGVLAGVGIILSPAIAAVLMSLSTIIVALNAQLLKKQIKG
- a CDS encoding efflux RND transporter periplasmic adaptor subunit, yielding MKKINKSTVIIAVSTLAVGLLLGWLLFSTSGQSSADDHNHSVGDESETIWTCSMHPQIRQSESGDCPICGMDLIPLEDDQNSEIDPMAIIMSPTAMKLANVSTAFVGKMNPVKQVRLSGKVQADERLAFSQASHIPGRIEKLFVNFTGEFVSKGQTIANIYSPDLVMAQEELFEAQKIRESQPQLFLAAKEKLKNWKLSDNQIEGILKNGKILEEFPIQADVSGYVTNKTINLGDYVRKGETIYEITNLTKVWVLFDIYESDMAWIKKGDKVQFTIASIPGKSFEGNISYLDPIIDPKTRVAKARVEYNNTNGNLMPEMFVSGVVEAKLKTSSNALVVPKTAVMWTGKRSVVYIKTDTENGVSFIMREITLGTTLGESYIVESGLQEGEEIAVSGTFSIDAAAQLAGKPSMMSPEGGAVITGHDHGETKDSKAPATQQVEQVNETKSIGQQAKNALQPIYVQYLKLKDALVADNLENAKKAAVSMQENLAKVDMTLFKGESHNKWMKFDKELKSNLQHVPHLSNLEEVREKFRHISMTMIEMTNSFNPFNKTLYIQHCLMANDNKGADWLSSEKEIKNPYFGKSMLTCGDVTNEIK
- a CDS encoding DUF3160 domain-containing protein: MSVDELLEMYPAGAFLKEANTDFMNADYSKEIDSIFTLTDYEKALISKHGFMVTERLNFPTFIHAFWDVFIKDMPIYISADAMLHALHFTYSSILH